One Blastocatellia bacterium genomic window, CAGCGATTCGGCGGCACCCACGACGTGGTCAGCTTTAACCCGGCTTACACGCAAGAGAAAGTGCTGGCGCGCTTCGCGGTCGTGCAACGCCGGCGGATGATGACCTGGCACCGGAATTGACTGGCCAGCCGCGCCGGTAGCGCAAGGCGGTTAGCTTGCGCGAGTCCTGGCGCAAGCTAACCGCCTTGCGCTACTTGGCAAACGCAATCGAAAACCTCTCTAAGGAGATCCGTGTGAAGCAAGATGATGATGTCATAGAAGTGCGCGAGCCGTTTGAATCGGGTCAGGCCGCTGCCGCCGCGCCGGCGATGGCGACGACCACTTCTTCCCTTTTCCGAGTGGATATTGCGGCGCGCTCACATCCGGGCAACCTCGCCCGCCTCAACGAGGACCACTACCTCGTCGTGCGCGTCGAGCGGTCTCTGCAAACCGTATTGTCCAACCTGCCTGAGTCTATATTGCCGCGCCGTTTTGACGAGACGGCTCACGGGATGTTGGTCGCTGACGGCCTTGGCGGGATGCCTGCGGGCAACGTCGCCAGCGCGGCGGCCATCTCTAAGCTGGTCGAATTGGCGGTGAACACGCCCGACTGGATCATGCGAATGAGCCGGCGAAAAGCGACGGTGGTCAAGCAACGGATGGTTGAGCGCTTCCGCAAGGTGGATGAAGCCCTGCGGCAGAACGCCGACGACGAGTCGGGAATAACCGGCATGAGCACCATAACGGTGGCTTTAAGCCTCGGCCCCGACCTTTTTCTTGCGCACCTCGGCGACTCGCGCGCTTATCTGCTGCGCGGCGACAAGTTCCGCCAGTTGACGCGCGACCACACGCTGGCCCAGGCGATGATTGACGCCGGCATTGGCGAAGCGGAAAACGCCCTGGTGCGCGGCATGCGCCGGGTGTTAACAGCGGCGCTCGGCATGGCGCAGGCGCAAGTCGAGCCGGAGGTCCAGCATCTGCAACTCCAAGATGGCGATCAGTTGCTGCTTTGCACAGACGGCCTCATCGAGGCTATAGACGAGGGAGTGATCGAGTCTATCGTGCGTCGCGCCGGCTCAGCCGCCGAAGCGTGCGAAGGGTTGATCGAGGCCGCCCTGAACAACAACGGCGCTGACAACGTCACCGTCATCGTCGCGCGCTATGGCTTCCCGCAACCCGCTTGAAGGCGACCGCCGCGAGACCCGGCGCGCGCCGGGTTTCGGTTATCGGCAGGCGGCT contains:
- a CDS encoding PP2C family serine/threonine-protein phosphatase, with translation MKQDDDVIEVREPFESGQAAAAAPAMATTTSSLFRVDIAARSHPGNLARLNEDHYLVVRVERSLQTVLSNLPESILPRRFDETAHGMLVADGLGGMPAGNVASAAAISKLVELAVNTPDWIMRMSRRKATVVKQRMVERFRKVDEALRQNADDESGITGMSTITVALSLGPDLFLAHLGDSRAYLLRGDKFRQLTRDHTLAQAMIDAGIGEAENALVRGMRRVLTAALGMAQAQVEPEVQHLQLQDGDQLLLCTDGLIEAIDEGVIESIVRRAGSAAEACEGLIEAALNNNGADNVTVIVARYGFPQPA